The nucleotide window TACCGCAGCAGCGAGTACACGTCTTCGCCCTTGAGCTTCTCGCGGCCTTTGAGGAAGTCCAGCTCGACGACGAAGCCGACGCCGGCGATCTCGGCGCCCAGCGACTTGGCCAGGCCGACGCAGGCGCTGGCCGTGCCACCCGTCGCCAGGAGGTCATCCACGATGATAACGCGCTGGCCTTGCTTGACCGCGTCCTTGTGGATCTCCAGCGTGTCGGTCCCGTACTCGAGCTGGTAGGTCCACTTCGCGGTCTCGGCGGGAAGCTTCTTGGGCTTGCGAACCGGAACGAAGCCGGCGTTCAGGCGGTAGGCGAGCGCCGGCCCGAAGATGAAGCCGCGCGCCTCGATGCCCAGCACCAGGTGGATCTCTTTCAGGATGTAGTGGGCGGTAAGCGCGTCAATGAGAATGGCGAAGCCGCGCTTGTCCTTGAGCAGCGTGGTGATGTCGTAGAAGTTGATGCCCGGCTTGGGGAAATCCGGCACTTCGCGGATGAGCTTCTTCAGCGGCTGCACGTAGTTATCGATCTCAGAGGGCATGCGCTACCAGGCTCCTTCGATGCGGAAAGTGTTGAGGCCGGCCACGGGCTGGGCATCGTGCTCATCCACCGCGTCCACGCGCGCGGCCCGTGGGCCAGCATACAGCCGTGCGCGCAGAGCGGTGACCTGCTCATGCGTGCCGATGGCCAGGACCTCGACTGAGCCATCGGCGTTGTTGCGCACCCAGCCGTTGATGCCGAGCATTCGCGCTTCGCGTTCCACGAACCAGCGAAAACCTACGCCTTGCACGCGGCCGCGGACGATGTAGCGACGAGCTTCCAAGTCAGTTGCCAGTGGTCAGTTGCCAGTCAGGGAGCTGCCTACCCGGGCTGAATGCTGACGGCTGAATGCTATTTCACTCGCTCCAGGTAGACGCCCTCGGCCGTATCGACGCGGATCTTCTCCCCGGCATTGATGAAGGGCGGCACGTTCACCACCAGTCCGGTCTCGAGCTTGGCGGGCTTCATCACGCTGGAAGCGGTGGCGCTGCGCAGGCCGGGCTCGGTCTCCACCACCTCAAGGTCCACGGTCTGCGGCAACTCGACCCCGATGGCCTTGCCCTCGTGGAACTCCACCTTCAGCGCGATGTTGGCGATGAGGTAGTCTACGGCTTCGCCCAGCACCTCGCCGCTGAGCACCACCTGGTCGTAGGTCTCGGTGTTCATGAAGTGATGACCGGCGGCATCGTGGTACAGGTACTCCATTTCGACCTCATCCACCACCACTTTTTCGACATCGTCTTCGGCGCGGAACCGGTGGTCGATGAGGGAGCCGGTGCGCAGGTTGCGAAGCTTGGCCTGGATGAAACCGCGCTTGTTGCCCGGGGTGCGGTGCTCCACGCTGAAAACGGCATGCAGATCCTTGTTGTGCATCACAATCATGCCGGGGCGCAATTGGGTGGCGGTCACGTACATGCGAACGAAACGTCTCCTCTACATATCCTGGATTCGGGAGGCGCGGACGCGCCTCTCCGGCAGCTTGCTCGAAGCGGCTGCCATCTCGAAAAAATTATTTTACACGCGCCCGGCGCGACTTGGGAAATGCCGGGGCGGTATCATGGTTGGATTGGAGGTGGATATGTCCAAACATCAGGAAGGCGAGTACCGTCCAGCCGGGCGCGATGTGGCTGGCGTGGCGATGGCATTCTTCCTTATCGGAGCAGCGGCAGGAGCGGCGGTAGCGTTGCTGGTAGCGCCACATTCCGGGCGCATCACGCGGCGCCTGTTGAAGCGGCGGGCGGAAGACGCCGCCGACCTGGTCGGTGAGCGCGCCGGGGAGTTGCGTGAGCGCGGCGAGGAAATCCTCGAGACCGCCAGGGAGAAGGTGTCGAAGTTCCCGCTGAAACGTTAGGGGACCGAGGTTACAGAGAAAACCCGGGAAGGTGCGGAGCCGTCATCCGGTGGACTCCCGTCAGTACAGGCGGAAGTTAACCTCGATGGCGACCTGGACTGGCACGGGAGTATTGTCCTTGCGTCCGGGCTCGAAGCGCCAGACCTTCACCGCCTCGATGGCCTTTTCATCCAGGCCCATGCCCAGCGAGCGGGCAATGCGGATATCGTGCACCCGCCCGTCCGGACCGATCACCACGTTCAGGACCACCGTGCCCTGGTACTTCGCCTTGCGGGCCTCTTCGGAAAACTCGGGGTCCGTCTGATAGATCAGGCGCGGAGCGCTTACTCCCCCGCCTAC belongs to Terriglobales bacterium and includes:
- a CDS encoding adenine phosphoribosyltransferase, which codes for MPSEIDNYVQPLKKLIREVPDFPKPGINFYDITTLLKDKRGFAILIDALTAHYILKEIHLVLGIEARGFIFGPALAYRLNAGFVPVRKPKKLPAETAKWTYQLEYGTDTLEIHKDAVKQGQRVIIVDDLLATGGTASACVGLAKSLGAEIAGVGFVVELDFLKGREKLKGEDVYSLLR
- a CDS encoding acylphosphatase, encoding MEARRYIVRGRVQGVGFRWFVEREARMLGINGWVRNNADGSVEVLAIGTHEQVTALRARLYAGPRAARVDAVDEHDAQPVAGLNTFRIEGAW
- the efp gene encoding elongation factor P, with product MYVTATQLRPGMIVMHNKDLHAVFSVEHRTPGNKRGFIQAKLRNLRTGSLIDHRFRAEDDVEKVVVDEVEMEYLYHDAAGHHFMNTETYDQVVLSGEVLGEAVDYLIANIALKVEFHEGKAIGVELPQTVDLEVVETEPGLRSATASSVMKPAKLETGLVVNVPPFINAGEKIRVDTAEGVYLERVK
- a CDS encoding YtxH domain-containing protein: MSKHQEGEYRPAGRDVAGVAMAFFLIGAAAGAAVALLVAPHSGRITRRLLKRRAEDAADLVGERAGELRERGEEILETAREKVSKFPLKR